One Skermanella sp. TT6 genomic window, CGCCCCTGGGAGCTGGAGGGCAGGGTCGAGCATGGCGACCAGCGGGGCCGCACCATCGGCTTCCCGACCGCCAACCTGGAATTGGGAGAGTATCTGCGCCCCCGTTACGGAGTCTATGCCGTGCGCGCCGGCATCGACCAGGGGCCGCAGACGGTCTGGACGGACGGCGTCGCCAATCTCGGCCGGCGACCGACGGTCGACGGCCTGAAGGAACTGCTGGAGGTCCATCTGTTCGACTTTTCCGGCGACCTCTATGGCCGGCACCTGCGGGTGCAGATGATCGATTTCATCCGGCCGGAACGCAAGTTCGAGAGCTTCGACGCGCTGAAGCAGCAGATCCTGGCCGACGCGGAAACCGCGCGCCGGCTGCTGGCCGCGGAAGCCTGACGACGCGCGTCACTCGGCGACGCCCAGCTGGCTCAGCACCAGCAGGCGCCCCGCCGCGAAGGCTTCGATACGCTCCGCGATCTCCGTCAGGTTGCCGGCCTCGCTCTCCAGCGTCCTGCCATCCTTGACGAGGCGCTGGCCCCGTCCGGCCAGCACGTTCCAGACGAACCGGGCCGGATCCCCGGCCCCGTCCCGCCATGCCGACAGGGTCAGGCCTTCCAGCAGGTTGACCTCGACGCCGCTCCCCAGTACCGGCGACGCCAGATGGACCGAGCTTTCCAGGCCGGCCCTCTGCCTGTCCAGCATCGCCGCGTTGAAGCGGCGCGTCGAGGCCAGCCGTCCGGGCAGGCCCGCCCGCGGCAGCGCGGGGCCGATCAGGTCCAGCCCTACCAGCGTCATGACCGCCTCCAGCCCCAGGCCATGTCCCCGTTCGGCCAGGGCCGGCAGGGCGAGCAGGCTCGAAAGCGGCTGCGGTTCCCCCGCCAGGGTGTCCAGCACGGTACCATGGACCGCCCCCTCCATCCGGAAATCGCCGGCCGGGACCGCGACGCGGCCGGGACAGGCCTCGCGCGGCGTGACAAGGGCCAGGACGGGGTCCGGGGCCGGCCGGGCTCCCGGCCGGACGAAAACGTCGCGCCGGAACGGCTGACCGGTGATGAAGTCCTTCGCCGTCTCGCGGAATGTCGGGTCGTGGATACCGGCCAAGGCCGGCCGTGCCGCCGCCGGGATCGTCAGGGCTTCGACCCGGTCCATCAGGTGGGCCGATCCGGCGAAGCCCAGCCCGGCCTCCGCCATCTCGGCCGCGACGTCGGCGAAGTAGAACAGCGTCCAGTCCCGGTTGAAATATTCGTGGGCCAGATAGGCCGGCGACTTCTCCGCGATCTGGTCGAGGCGGGACGCCGCGGCGGGATTGCGTTCGAAATAGCGCGCCCCAGCGTCGCGTAGGGCGCCGGCGAACCCGACCGCGTCGCGGATGCGGCCTTCCAGCGGCCCGGTGCCGAGGGAGGCATGGTCGGCCATGAGCCGGCGGAGCGGCGCCGCTGCGGTCCAGCCGGGCAGGGCGTTGTAGCTCAGATAGACCAGGCCGCCCGGCTTGAGTCGCCGCCGGACCAGCTCGGCCACATGCCGGCGGTTCTCCGCGCTGATCCAGGAATAGACGCCTTGCAGCGTGATGAAGTCGAGATCCGGCAGATCCTCGTCCAGCAGCTCGGCGAAGCTCCGTTCCAGCCAGGTCACGTTGGCGAGGCCGGCCGATTCGGAGAGCGCCCGGGCGTTCCGGATATGGGCGGGGTTCAGGTCGGCGGCGAAGAACCGGCCGTGGGGCAGGGATGCGGCATGAAGCGCCGTCGAGCGTCCCTGGCCGCAGCCCAGTTCCAGATAGGTGAAGGGCAGTCCGGGATCGGGACTGCCGAGGCCGGCGGCCTGCGCCGCGAAGCCGAGCCGCACCGGCCCCAGTTCGGGATAGAATCCGCCGGTATACTCTATCTCGGTCACGTAGCCCGACGCGCGATCCCCGGACATGGCCCGCCCCTCCGCTGAGGGCTCCATCAGAACGAAAAAGGCACCGGAAGGGAAGCCCTCCGGTGCCTTTCGGGATGGTCGGTCCGGTTTCGGACGCCGATCAGGCGACGGCCGCGATCTTCTCCCGGGCCCATTCCGCCGGCGTCGCACCGGCTTCGTCGGCATCGACATGGCACCAGGCGGTCTGGTCGGCGAACATGGCGCGCAGCAGCTGGTTGTTCAGCGCATGGCCCGAGCGGCAACCATGGAAATGGCCGATGATCGGCGCGCCGGCCAGATACAGGTCGCCGATGCTGTCCAGGATCTTATGGCGCACGAACTCGTCCGTGTAGCGCAGGCCGCCCTCGTTCAGCACCTTGTCGCCGCTGATGACGATGGCGTTGTCCAGCGAACCGCCGCGAGCCAGGCCCAGCTTCCGCATCTGGTCGACCTCGTGAAGGAAGCCGAAGGTGCGGGCGCGGGCCAGTTCGGCCTTGAAGGTGCCGCTGCCGAGCTTGACGTAGGTCTCCTGGCGGGCGACCGCGGCGCTGGCGAAATCGATCTCGAAGCTGAAGCCGGTCACCGGCGAGGGCGACAGGCTGGCGAAGCGGGTCTGGTCGCCGACCGTCACCTGCTTGAGGACCTTGATCAGGCGGCGCGGCTTGTCCTGCTGGCGGATGCCGGCGCACTCGATCAGGAACACGAAGGGAGCCGAGCTGCCGTCCATGATCGGCACTTCAGGGCCGTTCAGCTCGATCACTGCGTTGTCGATGCCGCAACCGCGAAGCGCTGCCATCAGGTGCTCGATCGTGCCGACCGAAACGCCGGCGTCGTTGGCGACCACGGTGCACAGCTTGGTATCGGTCACCCGATCCCAGTCGGCCCGAATGGTCGCGCGGTCGGCCGGCTGGTCGGTACGCACGAACACGATGCCGGTATTCACATCCGACGGCATCAGGCGCATGGAGACCTTGGACCCGGAATGCAGGCCGATGCCGGTGCAGTTGATCGGGCTCTTCAGCGTCTGCTGAAACATCGTCTCGTTACTCTGGCTTTGCTCGGACACTTGATTACCTGCTATGCGTCGTGTGGGCAATACTTCGATAAGCACTCGGCTGTCGTGGGCGTTACCCACGATCAATACCTATCAAGTCCCGCGCCAGAGCACAAATCACTCTTTGTTACGGATTGTTACGCAGTTGCGGCATAGTCCTCGAGTGATGGTCATCACACCCGTGTCCTCTTGCTTCAAGCATTGGGCCAAGAAAAAAGCCCCCGGCCGCGAGGGCGGGGGCTCTTTCCGGTACCGGTCCGCGTGACCCGCGGGCGCCTCGGCGCCCGCGGGTCACGGGTCAGTTGGCTTGGCGGCGCAGGAAGGCGGGGATGTCCAGCATCTCCTCTTCGGCGTGGCTCATCTTGGCCGGACGGTCCATCGGCTCGGCCGCCGGGCGGGGTGCCTGCGGCGCGCCGCCCGGAGCCTGCTTGACGCTTGCCGGCGGGGCCGGCGGCTGCGGCGCCTGGCGGGCCTGCTGCTCGGGTTCCGAACCTTCCATGATCCGCCGGCCCAGGCCGGTCACCCGCTCGAACAGCGAGCTGCCGCGCTTCTTCGGGGCCGCCTCGGGCAGGGCCGCCGTGGGGGCGAGATAGCGCTCGGTGTTGAGGTTCTGGCTCTGCGGACGCGGACCGGAGTCGGCCGGACGCGGAGCGATGAAGACGCCGTCCTGGTTCTGGCCGCGCAGCGGACCGCTGACCCGTTCGGGCTCGCGGCCGCGAGGCGGGGCCGCCAGTTCCGACTGGTGATGGGCCGGCTGGCCTTCCATGTGCTGCGGCGCCGGGGGGGCCGCCGGCTCGGCCGGCGGCGCATAGACGGCGGGCGTCGGCTCGGGATGCTGGTACTGCTGCGGTTCGATGGGGAACGACCGGACGGTGTTGCCGACCGCGGCGTGGCCCTGGTGCGGCGCATGCATCTGGGGCGCGTAGCCCTGGGGACCACCCTGGCCCTGGCCGCCATGGCCCTGGGCCGCGCCCGGATGGATCGGGGCGGCGACCAGCGTGTGGTGGTAGTCGGTCGGCTGGCGGGCCTGGTCGGCGCGCGCGACGAGGCCCGCGGGTCCCGGGGCCGGCGAAACGGTCTTGCGGCCGCCGCTGACCACGCTCAGCCCGTTGGTCGCCGCGGCGGGGCGGGGATGGGCGATCTTCTCGGCCTCGATGCCGGTGGCGACCACCGAGACGCGCATGCGGCCGTCGAGGTCCTGGTCGAAGGTCGAGCCGAAGATGATGTTGGCGTCGGGATCGACCTCGTCGCGGATGCGGTTGGCCGCCTCGTCGACCTCGAACAGCGTCATGTCCATGCCGCCGGTGATGTTGATCAGCACGCCGCGCGCGCCCTTCATGGACACGTCGTCCAGCAGCGGGTTGCTGATCGCGGCCTCGGCCGCGTCGATCGCCCGGCGCTCGCCCGACGCCTCGCCGGTGCCCATCATGGCCTTGCCCATCTCGGTCATCACCGACCGGATGTCGGCGAAGTCGAGATTGATCAGGCCGGGCATCACCATCAGGTCGGTCACGCCGCGCACGCCGGAATGCAGCACGTCGTCGGCCATCTTGAAGGCGTCGGCGAACGTGGTCTTCTCGTTGGCGATGCGGAACAGGTTCTGGTTCGGGATGATGATCAGGGTATCGACGAACTGCTGGAGCTCGTTGATCCCGGTCTCGGCCAGGCGCATGCGGTGCGCGCCTTCGAAGTGGAACGGCTTGGTCACCACGCCGACGGTCAGGATGCCCTGCTCCCGCGCGGCCCGCGCGATCACCGGCGCCGCGCCGGTGCCGGTGCCGCCGCCCATGCCGGCGGTGATGAAGACCATGTTGGCACCTTCCAGGTAGCCCATGATCTCGGCCAGCTGCTCCTCCGCCGCGGCGCGGCCGACGTCCGGGCGCGAGCCGGCGCCCAGGCCGCGCGTGATCGTGGTGCCGAGCTGGAGGCGCTTCTCCGCCAGGGCGCCCTTCAGCGCCTGCGCATCGGTGTTGGCGACGACGAACTCGACGCCTTCCAGGTTCGACTTGATCATGTTGTTGACGGCGTTGCCGCCAGCCCCGCCGACGCCGAACACCGTGATGTGCGGCCGCAGATCCACTTCGATTTCCGGCATGCTGAGATTGATCATGACAGCCTCCAGTTCCCTTCGAATTCGCCCGAATTCAATTCCATGAATTCATGTTGGTTTTCACACCGCCGGTCAGTGCCGGCCTGCATATCGCCCGTCGTGTCCGATCGCTTTCACGGATGCGGGCGTCTCTGTCCCGGCATCCGCGCGGCGCGCTGTTCCGCTTTGTCGACTGTTCCTGGCCCCGGCTCATAGGTTCTCCTTCAGCCAGAGGCTCACGCGTCCCCAAAGATGTTTCGGCGGTTCCGCCTCGGCGCTGAAGCCCGGAAGCTCCGCGTGGCTCTGCACCGCGAAGGCCAGCAGCCCCGCCGCCGTCGAGAAGGCGGGACCGCCGGTGGCTTCCGCCAGCCCGTCGATCCGCATCGGCCGGCCGAGCCGGACCTGCTTGTCCAGGATGAGCTGGGCCAGCTCGCGCGTGCCCGGCAGCTGGCTGGCGGCGCCCGTCAGCACGACCCGGCGGCCGGCCACCTTGCCCATGCCGCTGACTTCCAGGCGGGCGCGGACCAGTTCGAAGATCTCCTCCAGCCGGGGCTGGATGATGCCGACCAGCAGGGACTTGGGGACGTGGTTGGCCTGGGCCGGCTCGTCCTCGCCGACCTGGGGCACGTCGATGATCTCGCGCTCGTCGGCGACGTTGGCGATGGCGCTGCCGTACAGGGTCTTCATGCGCTCCGCGTGGGCCACGGGCGTGGTCAGGCCCCGCGCGATGTCGTTCGTCACGTGGCTGCCGCCGACCGGCACGCAGTCGGTGTAGACGCACTTGCCGTCGAAGAAGACCGAGATGGTCGTGGTGCCGCCCCCCATGTCGATCAGGGTGCAGCCCAGCTCCATCTCGTCCTCGACCAGGGCCGCGAGGCCGCTGGCGAAGGGGGAGACGACGAAGCTCTCGATGTCCAGGTGGCAGCGGGCGACGCAGGTGGCGAGATTGCGGACCGCGCTCGATCCCGCGGTCACGGTGTGGAGCTGGACTCCCAGCTTCTCGCCGAACATGCCGCGGGGGTCGCGGATGCCGCGGTTGCCGTCCATCGAATAGCCGACCGCGATGGAGTGGATCAGCTCCTGGTCGGCGTTGCCCTGGAACTGGCGAGCCTGGGCCAGGGCCCGGCGCACGTCGGCGTCGCCGACCTCGTGCCCGCCGATCGGGATCTCGACGTTGGTCGTCTGCGAGACCGGCTGGCCGCCGGAGATGTTGACCAGCACCTCGCGGATCGTCTCGCCCGCCATCTGCTCCGCGGCGTGGACGGTCGTGCCGATCGCCTGTTCCGCCGCGTCCATGTCGACGATGGTGCCGGCCCTCAGGCCGCGTGATACCTGATGGCCGATCCCGATGATCCGCAACGCGCCGCCATCCTCGACCCGCGCGATGAAGCAGCAGACCTTGGTTGTGCCGACGTCCAGCGCGGCGATTACCCCGCCGCGCACCGGTCGCTTCACTCTCTTGCTCCCGTTGAAGGCCATCGCTTCGCTCGCAGTCCCCTCAGGCCTCGGCCTAACGCAGTAATCACTTTATCATCCCAAGATACAGTATTTCAAACGGCGATTGCCTTACTGCATTTGGTATGTATTACCTATTTCGGTTAGTCGGATACGGCTTTAGATCTTTTCCTCAGGCACACGGCGACGTTGTGCCGCAGTCGCCGAAGTCTGGATCACCAGCCGGTCCGGCAGGCGGAGGTCGACGGCGACTATGTCGCGATCAAGCACCGGTTGCTTCAGCTCCTGCTCGGCCAGATGCTTCAGGGCGCCGCCGATGTCGCTCTCCGGCAGGCGGACCACGACGCCGTTGGCCAGATGCAGGTCCCAGCGCCGGCCGCCGACGCGGCTGGCGGCATTGACCCGCTCGAACAGCGCGGGCACGGTCGCCAGGTGCCCCAGCAGTTCCGGCGCGTGTTTCGGCGCATCGGCGCCGATGATCTGGAGCAGGTTGTTGTAGCGGCCCAATTCGCGCTCGGTCAGCACCTCGCCGTCGCGGTCGATCAGCGCCAGCTTCCCGTCGCGCTGCCACAGCGCCATCGGCCTGCGCTCGTCCAGCTTGACGAACACGGTGTCGGGCAGGCGGCGTTCGACCGTGGCGGTCGCGACCCAGCGCAGCCGTTCCAGGCCGGCGCGCGCCGCCTCCGGATCGAACCGCAGGATCGGGTCGCCGCGCTTGACCTGGATCGCCGCCATCACGGCGTTCCGGTCGGTCTCGACCCGGCCTTCGACCAGCACCTCCTGGACCTCCAGCCCGGCATCGACGGTCAGGTCGATCAGGGCGGCGGTCGTCCGGTCGGCCATGGTGCCGAACCACCCGGTCTGATAGGCCCAGGCCCCGGCGCCGCCGGCCAGCAGGATCGGGAACGCGATCAGGCCCAGGCGCATCGCCTTCTCGGTCCAGCGCGGCCAGGACCGGCGGCGGTTCGCCTTCTCCGTGGCCTTCTGGGTGGCGTTGCGCGCGCGCTCCGCCGTGCGGGCGCGAAGGTCGCGTGGCGCGCAGAGGGTCGGCTTGTTCACACGTGACATGCGGCGTTCTCCACCATCCAGACGACCAGTTCGGCAAAGGATATACCCAGATGTGCCGCCTGTTCGGGAACCAAGGACAGGGGGGTCATACCGGGCTGTGTGTTAATTTCTAGGAAATAAACTCCGGCGCTATCCTTAATTGCATCGTCCCAACGGAAGTCGCTGCGGCTCACCCCGGCACAGCCCAAAGTCCGGTGGGCGAGCAGGGCCATC contains:
- a CDS encoding class I SAM-dependent methyltransferase, yielding MSGDRASGYVTEIEYTGGFYPELGPVRLGFAAQAAGLGSPDPGLPFTYLELGCGQGRSTALHAASLPHGRFFAADLNPAHIRNARALSESAGLANVTWLERSFAELLDEDLPDLDFITLQGVYSWISAENRRHVAELVRRRLKPGGLVYLSYNALPGWTAAAPLRRLMADHASLGTGPLEGRIRDAVGFAGALRDAGARYFERNPAAASRLDQIAEKSPAYLAHEYFNRDWTLFYFADVAAEMAEAGLGFAGSAHLMDRVEALTIPAAARPALAGIHDPTFRETAKDFITGQPFRRDVFVRPGARPAPDPVLALVTPREACPGRVAVPAGDFRMEGAVHGTVLDTLAGEPQPLSSLLALPALAERGHGLGLEAVMTLVGLDLIGPALPRAGLPGRLASTRRFNAAMLDRQRAGLESSVHLASPVLGSGVEVNLLEGLTLSAWRDGAGDPARFVWNVLAGRGQRLVKDGRTLESEAGNLTEIAERIEAFAAGRLLVLSQLGVAE
- the lpxC gene encoding UDP-3-O-acyl-N-acetylglucosamine deacetylase codes for the protein MFQQTLKSPINCTGIGLHSGSKVSMRLMPSDVNTGIVFVRTDQPADRATIRADWDRVTDTKLCTVVANDAGVSVGTIEHLMAALRGCGIDNAVIELNGPEVPIMDGSSAPFVFLIECAGIRQQDKPRRLIKVLKQVTVGDQTRFASLSPSPVTGFSFEIDFASAAVARQETYVKLGSGTFKAELARARTFGFLHEVDQMRKLGLARGGSLDNAIVISGDKVLNEGGLRYTDEFVRHKILDSIGDLYLAGAPIIGHFHGCRSGHALNNQLLRAMFADQTAWCHVDADEAGATPAEWAREKIAAVA
- the ftsZ gene encoding cell division protein FtsZ, with protein sequence MINLSMPEIEVDLRPHITVFGVGGAGGNAVNNMIKSNLEGVEFVVANTDAQALKGALAEKRLQLGTTITRGLGAGSRPDVGRAAAEEQLAEIMGYLEGANMVFITAGMGGGTGTGAAPVIARAAREQGILTVGVVTKPFHFEGAHRMRLAETGINELQQFVDTLIIIPNQNLFRIANEKTTFADAFKMADDVLHSGVRGVTDLMVMPGLINLDFADIRSVMTEMGKAMMGTGEASGERRAIDAAEAAISNPLLDDVSMKGARGVLINITGGMDMTLFEVDEAANRIRDEVDPDANIIFGSTFDQDLDGRMRVSVVATGIEAEKIAHPRPAAATNGLSVVSGGRKTVSPAPGPAGLVARADQARQPTDYHHTLVAAPIHPGAAQGHGGQGQGGPQGYAPQMHAPHQGHAAVGNTVRSFPIEPQQYQHPEPTPAVYAPPAEPAAPPAPQHMEGQPAHHQSELAAPPRGREPERVSGPLRGQNQDGVFIAPRPADSGPRPQSQNLNTERYLAPTAALPEAAPKKRGSSLFERVTGLGRRIMEGSEPEQQARQAPQPPAPPASVKQAPGGAPQAPRPAAEPMDRPAKMSHAEEEMLDIPAFLRRQAN
- the ftsA gene encoding cell division protein FtsA, with translation MAFNGSKRVKRPVRGGVIAALDVGTTKVCCFIARVEDGGALRIIGIGHQVSRGLRAGTIVDMDAAEQAIGTTVHAAEQMAGETIREVLVNISGGQPVSQTTNVEIPIGGHEVGDADVRRALAQARQFQGNADQELIHSIAVGYSMDGNRGIRDPRGMFGEKLGVQLHTVTAGSSAVRNLATCVARCHLDIESFVVSPFASGLAALVEDEMELGCTLIDMGGGTTTISVFFDGKCVYTDCVPVGGSHVTNDIARGLTTPVAHAERMKTLYGSAIANVADEREIIDVPQVGEDEPAQANHVPKSLLVGIIQPRLEEIFELVRARLEVSGMGKVAGRRVVLTGAASQLPGTRELAQLILDKQVRLGRPMRIDGLAEATGGPAFSTAAGLLAFAVQSHAELPGFSAEAEPPKHLWGRVSLWLKENL
- a CDS encoding cell division protein FtsQ/DivIB — translated: MSRVNKPTLCAPRDLRARTAERARNATQKATEKANRRRSWPRWTEKAMRLGLIAFPILLAGGAGAWAYQTGWFGTMADRTTAALIDLTVDAGLEVQEVLVEGRVETDRNAVMAAIQVKRGDPILRFDPEAARAGLERLRWVATATVERRLPDTVFVKLDERRPMALWQRDGKLALIDRDGEVLTERELGRYNNLLQIIGADAPKHAPELLGHLATVPALFERVNAASRVGGRRWDLHLANGVVVRLPESDIGGALKHLAEQELKQPVLDRDIVAVDLRLPDRLVIQTSATAAQRRRVPEEKI